A genomic stretch from Petrimonas mucosa includes:
- a CDS encoding S9 family peptidase — MLKQSDFPAPPIAEVIPETFVNFGQRRVDNYFWLKEKSNPKVIEYLNAENGYTDTVMASTKELQQTIYDEIVGRLKEDDESYPSLSDGYYYYSRTEKGKQYRTYCRRKGSIDAPEEIIFDVNRMAEGKQAFIFRGYVISPDNNMAAYFYNETGSYAEFILKVKDLTTGKDVGFSANGATSVAWANDNKTLFYGVIDNTLRSYRIMRQQLDAPKAELVYEESDPRFSTYVTGSKTKQYIFISSASSTTADERFIPADKPMAQFRLFLPRVQDVEYSVYPHRDKFFVRYKDKENLNGKIYEVPLATHNDRSSWKEFLPHDETVRIEGIDILKNYVAIELRRNGLSEIIAKPVSGEGEVKSIVFPEPVYSAGLNGNPEYDATTFRYSYTSLNRPSTLYEYDIATGKTVKLKEQEIPSGFNPDDYVVERLWATAPDGVKVPMAIVYRKGLKRDGSNPALIYSYGSYGSSSDVYFSASLYSLIDRGFVYALAQVRGGSDMGEQWYEDGKLLRKKNTFTDFIACSELLINEKYTSASKLAAMGGSAGGLLMGAVANMRPDLYQTIVAQVPFVDVINTMLDDTLPLTTGEYEEWGNPNEEEYYNYMLSYSPYDNIKAQNYPNMLVTGGINDSQVLFHEPTKYVAKLRSLKTDDNILLLHMNMESGHGGATGRYDGIRDTAFEFAFILNRVGIEK, encoded by the coding sequence ATGTTGAAACAATCCGATTTTCCAGCCCCCCCAATAGCAGAGGTGATACCAGAGACATTTGTCAATTTCGGGCAGAGACGTGTCGACAACTACTTTTGGTTGAAAGAGAAAAGCAACCCGAAGGTGATCGAATACCTGAATGCCGAAAATGGGTATACCGACACGGTAATGGCTTCGACAAAAGAACTGCAGCAGACCATATACGACGAAATTGTGGGCCGCCTGAAGGAGGATGACGAGAGCTATCCCTCTCTTTCCGATGGTTACTACTACTATAGCCGAACCGAAAAAGGGAAGCAGTACCGGACCTATTGCCGCCGGAAAGGTTCGATAGATGCTCCGGAGGAGATCATCTTCGACGTCAACCGGATGGCGGAAGGGAAGCAGGCCTTCATCTTCAGGGGTTATGTAATCAGTCCCGACAACAACATGGCGGCCTACTTCTATAACGAAACCGGATCGTACGCCGAGTTCATCCTGAAGGTGAAAGACCTCACCACTGGCAAAGATGTCGGGTTCTCGGCCAACGGAGCCACATCGGTAGCCTGGGCGAACGACAACAAGACGCTCTTCTACGGGGTTATCGACAACACGCTGCGCTCCTACCGCATCATGCGCCAGCAGCTGGATGCCCCCAAGGCGGAACTGGTGTACGAGGAGAGCGACCCCCGCTTCTCCACCTACGTCACGGGCAGCAAGACCAAGCAATATATCTTTATCTCCTCGGCCAGCTCTACCACCGCCGACGAGCGATTCATCCCCGCCGACAAGCCGATGGCGCAGTTCAGGCTCTTCCTGCCCCGTGTTCAGGATGTGGAGTATTCGGTATATCCGCACCGCGACAAATTCTTTGTCCGATACAAGGACAAGGAGAACCTGAACGGGAAGATCTACGAAGTTCCCTTGGCCACCCACAACGACCGCAGCAGCTGGAAAGAGTTCCTGCCGCACGACGAAACCGTCAGGATCGAAGGGATCGACATCCTGAAGAATTATGTGGCCATCGAGCTGCGCCGGAACGGGCTGAGCGAGATCATCGCAAAACCGGTTTCGGGGGAGGGTGAGGTGAAGAGCATCGTCTTCCCCGAGCCAGTCTATTCGGCAGGGTTGAACGGTAATCCGGAGTACGACGCCACCACCTTCCGTTACTCCTATACATCGCTCAACCGCCCCTCCACGCTGTACGAATATGATATTGCAACCGGCAAAACAGTAAAGCTGAAGGAGCAGGAGATCCCCTCTGGCTTCAATCCCGACGACTATGTTGTAGAAAGGCTTTGGGCCACGGCACCCGATGGCGTGAAGGTTCCCATGGCCATCGTCTACAGGAAAGGATTAAAACGGGATGGAAGCAATCCGGCACTGATCTACTCCTACGGCAGCTACGGGAGCAGCTCCGATGTCTATTTCAGCGCAAGCCTGTACAGTCTCATAGATCGCGGCTTCGTTTATGCCCTTGCACAGGTTCGTGGGGGAAGCGACATGGGTGAGCAGTGGTATGAGGATGGCAAACTGCTCCGCAAGAAGAACACCTTTACCGATTTCATTGCCTGCAGCGAACTGCTGATCAACGAAAAGTACACGTCCGCTTCCAAGCTGGCGGCAATGGGTGGCAGTGCGGGCGGTCTGCTGATGGGAGCCGTCGCCAATATGCGTCCCGACCTCTATCAGACCATCGTGGCACAGGTGCCGTTTGTGGATGTGATCAACACCATGCTCGACGATACGCTCCCCCTCACCACGGGAGAATATGAAGAGTGGGGAAACCCCAACGAGGAGGAGTATTACAACTATATGCTCTCCTATTCGCCCTACGACAACATCAAGGCGCAGAACTATCCCAACATGCTGGTTACCGGCGGGATCAACGATTCACAGGTACTGTTCCACGAACCCACCAAGTATGTTGCCAAACTTCGGTCACTGAAAACCGACGACAACATCCTGTTGCTGCACATGAACATGGAGTCGGGCCACGGTGGTGCTACCGGACGTTACGACGGGATCCGGGATACCGCTTTCGAATTTGCATTTATTCTGAACCGGGTCGGCATTGAAAAGTAG
- a CDS encoding cation diffusion facilitator family transporter yields the protein MHNHSHSRQSPDVGNIRAAFFLNLLFTVIEIVGGVLTNSVAILSDAVHDLGDSFSLGLSWYFQKIAKRPRTRKYTYGYRRFSLMGALVNSVILTVGSLLILINAVPRLFSPQQPDARGMLLLAVLGVLVNGAAVLRLRRGHSLNEKVVSLHMLEDVLGWLAVLVGAGIMYFVDAPFIDPLLSILISLYILFNVYRNIRQSMQIILQGSPGVVSPDEVEKAVKSLEKVSGIHDLHIWSVDGEYNVMTLHVVLSEPLSMNQLHQLKAEIRKRLHQLDVQHITIEFETPDEDCDLEVCS from the coding sequence ATGCACAACCACAGTCATTCCCGTCAAAGCCCGGATGTGGGGAATATCCGTGCGGCCTTCTTTCTCAATCTCCTTTTTACGGTTATCGAGATAGTGGGGGGAGTGCTGACCAACAGCGTGGCGATTCTCTCCGATGCCGTACACGATCTGGGCGACAGCTTCTCGCTGGGCCTCTCCTGGTACTTTCAGAAGATTGCCAAACGTCCGCGAACCCGGAAATATACCTACGGATACCGGCGATTTTCCCTGATGGGAGCACTTGTCAATTCGGTTATTCTCACGGTTGGGAGTCTATTGATCCTGATAAATGCCGTGCCGCGGCTTTTCAGCCCGCAGCAGCCCGATGCAAGGGGGATGCTGTTGCTCGCCGTGCTGGGAGTACTTGTCAACGGGGCTGCGGTGTTGAGATTGAGAAGGGGACACTCGTTGAATGAAAAGGTGGTTTCGTTGCATATGCTCGAGGATGTGCTGGGCTGGCTAGCTGTATTGGTCGGCGCCGGCATCATGTATTTCGTCGACGCTCCTTTTATCGACCCGCTGCTCTCCATTCTCATTTCGCTCTACATCCTTTTCAATGTCTACCGGAACATCCGTCAAAGCATGCAGATCATCCTGCAGGGCAGTCCCGGAGTAGTCAGCCCGGATGAGGTGGAGAAAGCGGTGAAATCACTGGAAAAGGTGAGCGGAATCCACGACCTGCACATCTGGTCGGTAGACGGAGAGTACAACGTGATGACGCTTCACGTCGTACTCTCCGAACCGCTGTCCATGAATCAGTTGCACCAGCTGAAGGCGGAGATCAGAAAGCGGTTGCACCAGCTGGATGTGCAACACATCACCATCGAGTTTGAAACCCCCGATGAGGATTGTGACCTGGAGGTCTGCTCCTGA
- a CDS encoding GH92 family glycosyl hydrolase, producing the protein MKRFIYCVATALLAVACTQNRQENASDGADLTRYVNPFIGTAFTGHTFPGATYPLGMIQAGPQTGNFTWEYCAGYFYEDSLIQGFTQNRLNGTGCVDLGDLLIQPFSGEKRENYDSRFDKAKEKASPGYYTVELSDNEVGVEITASPHVAFHRYRYPKGETANILADFQSGLVWQDARIHTHVLDQEINFESDRVISGFTRRTEWVQRVYYFVIEFDKPILTREELPKRAPQEKGARYLLTFDMQDGETLNMKIGMSSASVEGARANLAAEVPDWEFESVRNRAKDAWNSYLAKVTIDGSEADKENFYTSMYHLFIQPNNIADVDGKYTGPNREVSQSPTGKFYSTWSQWDIFRAAFPLYTILTPELIPDFINSMLDYSEQQGHLPIWSLWGQETYTMIGNHSVPMIVDAYLKGFTGFDPERAYNEIRRSLTESSHYKSNWDIYDKYGYYPYDLIRLESVSRTLECGFDDYCMALFAEKLGKREDAAFFRKRADYYKNHYDKSTNTMRPKDSKGEWLTPFDPYALAHADSNIGGHYTEGNALQYTWHVMHDIPGLIEWMGGKEKAGEVLDYLFNTKQETTGKLADVTGLIGQYAHGNEPSHHVAYIYAYLDRPWETERLVRQICNDFYKNRPDGLIGNDDCGQMSAWYIFSAMGFYPMNPASGEFVLGAPQVKSASINVGNGKRFTVEAKELSEENLHVERVELNGKPYNEKTISYRDIMEGASLVFYMTNEAKR; encoded by the coding sequence ATGAAGAGATTCATTTATTGTGTAGCCACAGCCTTGCTGGCTGTGGCCTGCACACAAAACAGACAGGAGAATGCAAGCGACGGAGCCGACCTCACCCGATATGTGAACCCCTTTATCGGTACCGCCTTCACCGGCCACACCTTTCCAGGGGCTACCTACCCCCTGGGCATGATCCAGGCAGGACCGCAAACCGGGAATTTCACCTGGGAATATTGTGCAGGCTACTTTTATGAGGATTCACTGATCCAGGGTTTCACACAGAACCGGTTGAACGGAACTGGGTGCGTGGATCTTGGAGATCTGCTGATACAGCCATTTTCGGGCGAGAAACGTGAAAATTACGACAGCCGTTTCGACAAGGCGAAGGAGAAGGCCTCGCCCGGATACTATACGGTAGAGCTCTCCGACAACGAGGTTGGGGTGGAGATCACCGCCTCTCCCCACGTGGCCTTCCACAGGTATCGATATCCAAAAGGAGAAACGGCCAATATCCTGGCAGATTTCCAGAGCGGGCTGGTGTGGCAGGATGCCCGGATCCACACCCATGTGCTGGACCAGGAGATCAATTTCGAAAGCGACCGGGTAATCTCCGGATTTACCCGCAGAACAGAGTGGGTGCAGCGGGTCTACTATTTCGTGATCGAGTTCGACAAGCCGATCCTCACCAGGGAAGAACTGCCCAAACGGGCCCCACAGGAGAAGGGGGCACGCTATCTGCTGACATTTGATATGCAGGATGGGGAGACGCTCAACATGAAGATCGGCATGTCGTCGGCCAGCGTGGAGGGAGCCAGGGCCAATCTGGCAGCCGAAGTTCCCGACTGGGAGTTCGAGTCGGTCAGAAACAGGGCAAAAGATGCCTGGAACAGCTACCTGGCCAAGGTGACGATCGATGGTTCGGAAGCCGACAAGGAGAACTTCTACACCTCGATGTATCACCTCTTCATTCAGCCCAACAACATTGCCGATGTAGACGGGAAGTATACCGGGCCGAACCGTGAAGTGTCGCAATCGCCTACCGGAAAATTTTACTCCACCTGGTCGCAATGGGATATCTTCCGGGCCGCCTTCCCGCTCTATACCATCCTGACGCCGGAGCTGATACCCGACTTTATCAACTCCATGCTCGACTACAGCGAACAGCAGGGACACCTGCCCATCTGGTCGCTGTGGGGACAGGAGACCTACACCATGATCGGCAACCATTCGGTACCGATGATTGTGGATGCCTACCTGAAAGGATTCACCGGCTTTGATCCGGAACGGGCATACAACGAGATCAGAAGATCGCTTACCGAAAGCAGCCATTACAAGTCGAACTGGGATATCTACGACAAGTATGGCTACTATCCATACGACCTGATCAGGCTGGAGTCGGTCTCCCGCACGCTTGAATGCGGATTCGACGACTACTGTATGGCTCTCTTTGCCGAGAAGCTGGGCAAGAGGGAAGATGCCGCCTTCTTCAGGAAGCGGGCCGACTACTATAAGAATCACTACGACAAGAGTACCAACACCATGCGTCCCAAAGACTCCAAAGGAGAGTGGCTCACTCCCTTCGATCCCTACGCCCTGGCACATGCCGACTCCAATATCGGGGGACATTACACCGAAGGCAACGCCCTGCAATATACCTGGCACGTGATGCACGACATTCCTGGCCTGATCGAGTGGATGGGTGGAAAGGAGAAGGCAGGCGAAGTGCTGGACTACCTGTTCAACACCAAACAGGAGACAACCGGAAAACTGGCGGATGTGACGGGACTGATCGGACAGTATGCACACGGAAATGAGCCGAGCCACCATGTGGCTTACATCTATGCCTACCTCGACCGTCCATGGGAGACAGAGCGCCTCGTCCGGCAGATCTGCAACGATTTCTACAAGAACAGGCCCGACGGCCTGATCGGAAACGACGATTGCGGCCAGATGTCGGCCTGGTACATCTTCTCGGCAATGGGCTTCTACCCGATGAATCCCGCAAGTGGAGAGTTTGTGCTGGGAGCCCCGCAGGTAAAATCGGCATCGATCAATGTGGGTAACGGCAAACGGTTCACCGTGGAGGCAAAAGAGCTTTCGGAAGAGAATCTGCATGTGGAAAGGGTGGAACTCAACGGGAAGCCCTACAACGAAAAAACGATCAGTTACCGGGATATCATGGAGGGCGCCTCGCTGGTATTCTACATGACAAACGAAGCGAAGCGGTAA
- a CDS encoding OPT family oligopeptide transporter: MQSNQDDKQSVNLPENAYSELREGEEYRPVLPADRTIREITPWSVGMGLLMAIIFSAAAAYSGLKIGQVFEAAIPISIIAVGASAAFRRKNALGQNVIIQSIGASSGVIVAGAVFTIPGLYILQAKYPEIQVDFWQIFFSSLLGGFLGILFLIPFRKYFVKEMHGKLPFPEATATTEILMTGEKGGNQAKLLVTSGLIGGVFDFCFSAFRLWSEEISTRIIPAGAMLADKFKMVLKFNVSALIFSFGYLVGLRYALIITVGSLLSWLVLIPLVNEIGALAAVNGGMNPFAAMSAEEIFATYVRPIGIGAIAMAGIIGIIKSSGVIGNAFKLAVGGGKGKTVAAEVREERTQRDLKMSFVMLFLFLTLVAVFIFLLTGVKVTLVQAIVALLTVTLISFLFTTVAANAIAIVGTNPVSGMTLMTLILSSVILVAVGLKGWQGMVSGLIIGGIVCTALSMAGGFVTDLKIGYWIGTTPAKQETFKFLGTLVSAATVGAVIFILNEAYGFVATETHTNPMVAPQANAMAAIIEPLMSGSGVSWMLLGIGAVISILVNWLNISPLAFALGMFIPLPLNTPLVVGGLLNHWINKRSKDPELNNARHQRAILIASGFIAGAALFGVIGALVIFITGNGNALNLGVWEDPEGTGAQVTALVAFIALIGYFIWESMRAKK; the protein is encoded by the coding sequence ATGCAATCAAATCAAGATGACAAACAGTCGGTTAACTTGCCCGAGAATGCCTATTCCGAATTAAGGGAGGGTGAAGAGTATAGACCGGTATTGCCTGCTGACCGGACAATCAGGGAGATTACCCCATGGTCTGTGGGAATGGGATTACTAATGGCCATAATCTTTTCGGCTGCGGCAGCCTATTCCGGGCTGAAGATCGGACAGGTTTTCGAGGCAGCTATTCCTATCTCGATTATAGCCGTTGGGGCATCGGCCGCTTTTCGCCGGAAGAATGCCCTGGGGCAAAACGTGATTATCCAGTCGATCGGCGCCTCGTCGGGCGTGATCGTTGCCGGAGCGGTCTTCACCATTCCGGGACTCTATATTCTCCAGGCAAAATATCCGGAGATCCAGGTCGATTTCTGGCAGATCTTCTTCTCGTCGCTTCTTGGCGGGTTCCTGGGCATACTCTTCCTGATCCCCTTCAGAAAATATTTCGTGAAGGAGATGCACGGCAAGCTGCCTTTCCCAGAAGCCACCGCCACCACCGAGATCCTGATGACGGGAGAGAAGGGTGGCAACCAAGCCAAACTTCTGGTTACCAGCGGCTTGATCGGAGGAGTGTTCGATTTCTGCTTTTCCGCCTTCCGCCTCTGGAGTGAAGAGATCTCTACCCGCATCATCCCGGCAGGTGCCATGCTGGCCGATAAATTCAAGATGGTGCTGAAATTCAACGTCAGTGCACTGATCTTCAGCTTCGGTTACCTGGTTGGGTTACGCTATGCCCTGATCATCACGGTAGGATCACTACTCTCATGGCTCGTACTCATTCCACTGGTCAACGAGATCGGGGCGCTGGCGGCAGTCAACGGCGGGATGAACCCGTTCGCGGCAATGTCTGCAGAAGAGATCTTTGCAACCTATGTGCGTCCGATCGGTATCGGAGCCATCGCCATGGCGGGGATCATCGGTATCATTAAATCTTCCGGCGTGATTGGCAACGCCTTCAAGCTGGCCGTGGGTGGCGGCAAAGGCAAGACAGTTGCCGCGGAGGTCCGTGAAGAGCGTACACAGCGCGACCTGAAGATGTCGTTCGTCATGCTCTTCCTGTTCTTGACCCTGGTAGCGGTATTCATCTTCCTGCTCACGGGTGTCAAGGTCACGCTGGTTCAGGCTATCGTGGCACTGCTCACCGTAACCCTCATCTCGTTCCTCTTTACCACCGTGGCAGCCAATGCCATCGCCATTGTAGGCACCAATCCCGTTTCGGGCATGACGCTGATGACCCTGATCCTCTCGTCGGTCATCCTGGTAGCCGTCGGATTGAAAGGGTGGCAGGGAATGGTCAGCGGCCTGATCATCGGCGGGATCGTCTGTACCGCACTCTCCATGGCCGGCGGTTTCGTGACCGACCTGAAGATAGGTTACTGGATCGGAACCACCCCAGCCAAGCAGGAGACATTCAAGTTCCTGGGCACGCTGGTTTCCGCCGCCACTGTTGGCGCTGTCATCTTCATCCTGAACGAGGCGTACGGCTTCGTCGCCACCGAGACCCACACCAATCCGATGGTTGCACCACAGGCTAATGCGATGGCGGCCATCATCGAACCCCTGATGTCGGGGTCGGGTGTTAGCTGGATGCTGCTGGGGATCGGTGCAGTCATCTCCATCCTCGTCAACTGGCTCAACATCTCACCGCTCGCCTTCGCACTCGGCATGTTTATCCCGCTGCCACTGAACACGCCACTGGTGGTGGGAGGTCTGCTCAACCACTGGATCAACAAGCGGTCGAAAGATCCGGAACTCAACAATGCCCGCCACCAACGTGCCATACTGATCGCCTCGGGCTTTATTGCCGGTGCCGCACTGTTTGGCGTGATCGGCGCACTGGTGATCTTTATCACGGGCAACGGGAACGCGCTCAACCTGGGTGTCTGGGAAGATCCGGAAGGTACCGGTGCACAGGTTACCGCACTTGTCGCCTTCATCGCCCTGATCGGCTACTTCATCTGGGAATCGATGCGGGCAAAAAAGTAA
- a CDS encoding aconitate hydratase: MIFDIDMIREVYSQLPGKVEEAKKKLGRPLTLTEKILFAHLSPGVAVENYRRAEDYVNFAPDRVAMQDATAQMALLQLMNSGRKKVAVPSTVHCDHLIQAYRDANTDLQTAKVTNEEVFNFLRDVSNKYGIGFWKPGAGIIHQVVLENYAFPGGMMVGTDSHTPNAGGLGMIAIGVGGADAVDVMAGLPWELKMPKLIGVKLTGRLSGWASPKDVILKLAGILTVKGGTNAVIEYFGEGTSTLSATGKGTICNMGAEVGATTSIFPFDEKSATYLEGTGRKEVADAARKIIACLQADPETAENPETYYDQVIEINLSELEPHINGPFTPDAAFPISAFAKEVKEKGYPRKMEVGLIGSCTNSSYEDLTRAAHVVKKAREAGLSVNAQFIINPGSEQVRYTAERDGILREFEDAGAVIMANACGPCIGQWKRTEEKSERTNSIVTSFNRNFAKRNDGNPNTHAFVTSPELVAALTIAGDLTFNPLTDALTNDKGEKVKLAEPVGFEMPPRGFEVKDAGYLPPSEDGSQVEVKIDPQSNRLQKLEPFKPWDGRDFEELPLLIKVKGKCTTDHISMAGPWLRFRGHLDNISDNMLIGAVNAFNGETNKTLDPLTLQYMEVPALARKFKAEGLGSVVVAEENYGEGSSREHAAMEPRHLNVKVILVKSFARIHETNLKKQGMLALTFVNKEDYNKVQERDRISIKGLTGFAPGKNLKVVLHHIDGTTDEFEAAHTYNEQQIGWFKAGSALNGMK, from the coding sequence ATGATTTTTGATATCGACATGATCCGCGAGGTTTACAGTCAGCTTCCCGGAAAAGTAGAAGAGGCCAAAAAGAAACTTGGTCGCCCCTTAACTTTGACTGAAAAGATTCTGTTTGCTCACCTTTCGCCTGGAGTAGCGGTGGAGAATTACAGGCGAGCCGAAGATTACGTGAACTTTGCTCCCGACAGGGTGGCCATGCAGGATGCCACTGCCCAGATGGCCCTGTTGCAGTTGATGAACTCGGGCCGGAAAAAGGTGGCAGTGCCGTCGACCGTGCATTGCGATCACCTGATTCAGGCTTACCGGGATGCAAATACCGACCTGCAGACGGCAAAGGTGACCAACGAGGAGGTGTTCAATTTCCTGCGCGATGTTTCCAACAAATATGGCATCGGTTTCTGGAAACCGGGTGCCGGAATCATTCACCAGGTTGTACTGGAAAACTATGCTTTTCCCGGCGGGATGATGGTGGGGACCGACTCACACACGCCCAATGCGGGTGGTCTTGGAATGATCGCGATCGGAGTAGGCGGTGCCGACGCCGTGGACGTGATGGCGGGACTGCCATGGGAACTGAAGATGCCGAAACTGATCGGCGTGAAACTGACCGGAAGATTGTCGGGATGGGCCTCACCAAAGGATGTGATCCTAAAGTTAGCCGGTATTCTGACCGTCAAGGGTGGAACCAATGCCGTGATCGAATATTTCGGCGAAGGGACCTCCACTTTGTCGGCAACTGGCAAGGGAACCATCTGCAATATGGGGGCCGAGGTGGGGGCAACAACCTCCATCTTCCCGTTTGATGAGAAATCGGCGACCTACCTCGAGGGAACAGGACGGAAAGAGGTGGCCGATGCAGCCCGGAAGATCATCGCCTGCCTGCAGGCAGATCCCGAAACGGCCGAAAACCCCGAAACATATTACGATCAGGTGATCGAGATCAATCTGTCGGAACTGGAACCGCACATCAACGGTCCCTTCACTCCAGATGCCGCTTTCCCCATCTCCGCGTTTGCCAAGGAGGTGAAAGAGAAGGGGTATCCCCGGAAAATGGAGGTGGGATTGATCGGCTCCTGCACCAACTCCTCATACGAAGACCTTACCCGGGCTGCACATGTGGTGAAAAAGGCCAGAGAGGCCGGGTTGAGCGTCAATGCACAATTCATCATCAATCCAGGCTCGGAACAGGTCAGGTATACCGCCGAACGCGACGGAATCCTGAGGGAGTTCGAGGATGCGGGAGCCGTGATCATGGCGAATGCGTGCGGTCCCTGTATCGGACAATGGAAACGAACGGAAGAGAAATCGGAGCGGACAAACTCTATCGTCACCTCATTCAACCGGAACTTTGCCAAACGTAACGACGGCAATCCCAACACCCACGCTTTTGTCACCTCGCCTGAACTGGTTGCGGCACTCACCATTGCTGGAGATCTGACATTCAATCCGTTGACAGATGCGCTGACCAATGACAAAGGGGAAAAGGTAAAGCTGGCCGAACCGGTTGGCTTCGAGATGCCGCCAAGAGGCTTCGAGGTAAAGGATGCCGGCTACCTGCCACCGTCGGAAGATGGCAGCCAGGTTGAGGTGAAAATCGATCCCCAGTCGAACCGCCTACAAAAGCTGGAGCCGTTCAAACCGTGGGATGGACGCGATTTCGAAGAGCTTCCGCTGCTGATCAAAGTAAAGGGTAAATGTACCACCGACCATATCTCGATGGCCGGTCCCTGGCTCCGTTTCCGCGGACATCTGGACAATATCTCCGACAACATGCTGATTGGTGCGGTGAATGCTTTCAACGGTGAAACCAATAAAACGCTCGACCCCCTGACATTGCAGTATATGGAGGTTCCCGCATTGGCCCGCAAGTTCAAGGCCGAAGGTCTCGGCTCTGTTGTGGTGGCCGAAGAGAATTACGGGGAGGGGAGCAGTCGTGAGCATGCAGCCATGGAGCCCCGCCACCTGAATGTCAAGGTGATCCTGGTGAAGTCATTTGCCCGGATTCATGAAACCAACCTGAAAAAACAGGGGATGCTCGCACTGACATTTGTCAACAAGGAGGATTACAACAAAGTACAGGAGAGGGACAGGATCAGTATCAAGGGGCTGACCGGCTTTGCTCCCGGAAAGAACCTGAAGGTGGTTCTTCACCATATCGACGGTACTACAGATGAATTTGAAGCTGCCCATACCTACAACGAACAGCAGATCGGCTGGTTCAAGGCTGGTAGCGCATTGAACGGAATGAAGTAA
- the icd gene encoding NADP-dependent isocitrate dehydrogenase — MHTPEKITFSSHSSSGDGSSGLIVPDNPIIPFIEGDGIGKEITASVRLIIDKAVAKSYNGKRRIEWKEVLAGEKAYNALGTWLPAETMEAFREYRVGIKGPLTTPVGEGIRSLNVALRQELDLYVCLRPVRWFKGVTTPLLHPEKVHVTIFRENTEDIYAGIEWNAGTPEVEKVLKFLKEEMGVAKIRFPETTSIGVKPVSVEGTERLVRSAIEYAIRNRLPSVTLVHKGNIMKFTEGGFKKWGYALAEREYGDQVFTENIFNKIKAEQGLKEAVAAYNEAMESGKVIIKDVIADAFLQNTLLKPEEYSVVATLNLNGDYISDQLAAMVGGIGIAPGANINYLTGHAIFEATHGTAPDIAGKNRANPCSMLLSGVMMLEYIGWDEAGNLITKSLETLFERGYATTDLARFMENGKALSTSEFASMIINSL; from the coding sequence ATGCATACTCCAGAGAAGATAACCTTTTCGTCTCACTCCTCTTCAGGAGACGGAAGCAGCGGATTGATCGTGCCCGATAATCCCATCATCCCCTTTATCGAGGGCGATGGGATCGGAAAGGAGATCACCGCTTCTGTCCGGCTGATTATCGACAAGGCGGTTGCGAAATCGTACAACGGAAAACGAAGGATCGAATGGAAAGAGGTTCTTGCCGGAGAGAAGGCCTACAATGCGTTGGGGACCTGGCTTCCGGCAGAGACCATGGAGGCTTTCCGGGAGTACCGTGTGGGCATTAAGGGACCCCTCACCACGCCCGTCGGCGAAGGCATACGTTCCCTCAACGTGGCATTGCGGCAGGAGCTTGATCTTTACGTCTGCCTGCGACCGGTACGCTGGTTCAAGGGGGTGACCACCCCGTTGCTCCATCCCGAGAAAGTGCATGTTACCATCTTCAGGGAGAACACGGAGGATATCTACGCCGGGATCGAATGGAACGCCGGAACGCCCGAGGTGGAAAAAGTACTGAAGTTCCTGAAGGAGGAGATGGGGGTCGCCAAGATCCGATTTCCCGAAACCACTTCCATCGGTGTGAAACCGGTATCGGTAGAAGGAACCGAGCGCCTGGTCAGATCGGCCATTGAATATGCCATCCGGAACAGGCTGCCGTCGGTTACCCTGGTGCACAAGGGGAATATCATGAAGTTTACCGAGGGGGGATTCAAGAAGTGGGGATACGCGTTGGCCGAACGGGAGTATGGCGACCAGGTCTTCACCGAGAATATCTTCAACAAGATTAAGGCGGAACAAGGTCTGAAGGAGGCGGTTGCCGCCTACAACGAGGCGATGGAGAGCGGAAAGGTCATCATCAAGGACGTGATAGCCGATGCCTTCCTGCAGAATACCCTGCTGAAGCCCGAGGAGTATTCCGTTGTGGCCACGCTGAACCTGAACGGAGATTATATTTCCGACCAGCTGGCGGCTATGGTGGGTGGTATCGGGATCGCCCCCGGTGCAAACATCAACTACCTGACGGGACACGCCATCTTTGAAGCAACACACGGCACGGCACCCGACATTGCCGGCAAGAACAGGGCCAACCCCTGTTCGATGCTGCTTTCCGGGGTGATGATGCTGGAATATATCGGTTGGGACGAAGCTGGGAATCTTATTACAAAGTCGCTTGAAACTCTCTTTGAAAGAGGGTACGCGACAACCGACCTTGCCCGTTTCATGGAGAACGGCAAGGCGCTGTCCACCTCGGAGTTTGCATCGATGATAATAAATTCACTTTAA